One stretch of Gadus chalcogrammus isolate NIFS_2021 chromosome 14, NIFS_Gcha_1.0, whole genome shotgun sequence DNA includes these proteins:
- the bcl2l10 gene encoding bcl-2-like protein 10 yields the protein MSCRLWKETLALSEDYLLSCIASTGTAPPPPSESAAAMRGLAQDMERQHYARFQALAQSFLAQCEADACAGLRKVMEELVGDGQLNWGRVVSLFTFTGVLARQLQEKKGVQLGQDPGTGRALGQVPGGSCRGLAETIADYLGEEKRDWLLENGGWEGFCKFSSIAREVNQESSMKTALFAAAGVGIAGLTFLLVR from the exons ATGTCGTGTAGGCTGTGGAAAGAGACCCTGGCCCTGTCAGAGGACTACCTGTTGTCCTGCATTGCAAGCACAGGCACAGCCCCGCCGCCTCCCAGCGAGTCAGCCGCGGCCATGAGGGGACTGGCCCAGGACATGGAGCGGCAGCACTACGCTCGCTTCCAGGCTCTGGCCCAGAGCTTCCTGGCCCAGTGCGAGGCCGACGCATGCGCCGGCCTCCGCaaggtgatggaggagctggtgggagACGGACAGTTGAACTGGGGGAGGGTAGTGTCCCTCTTCACCTTTACCGGGGTGCTGGCCAGACAactgcaggagaagaagggggtACAACTGGGGCAGGACCCCGGGACGGGCAGGGCACTGGGACAGGTTCCCGGCGGGAGCTGCAGGGGGCTGGCGGAGACGATAGCGGACTACctaggggaggagaagagggactGGCTGCTGGAGAACGGGGGCTGG GAAGGGTTTTGTAAGTTCTCCAGCATCGCCCGAGAGGTGAACCAAGAGTCTTCGATGAAGACGGCGCTGTTCGCGGCCGCCGGGGTGGGCATCGCAGGCCTGACGTTCCTTTTGGTGCGCTAG
- the gnb5b gene encoding guanine nucleotide-binding protein subunit beta-5b: MACQALQSGESLATLKNESDSLKKKLEEERAKLHDVELNQVAEKVELVSALSIRTRRVLKGHGNKVLCMDWCKDKRRLVSSSQDGKVIVWDGYTLNKEHAVTMPCTWVMACAYAPSGCAVACGGLDNKCSVYPLSLDKNENLAAKKKSVAMHTNYLSGCSFTNSDMQLLTSSGDGTCALWDVESGQLLQSFHGHTADVLSLNLAPSETGNTFVSGGCDKKANVWDMRSGQNVQSFETHDSDINCVKYYPTGDAFASASDDGTCRLYDLRADREVAVYQKDSIIFGASSVDFSLSGRLLFAGYNDYTINVWDVLKGNRISVLFGHENRVSCVKVSPDGTSFASASWDTSLRIWA; this comes from the exons ATGGCGTGTCAGGCTCTGCAGAGCGGCGAGTCCCTGGCGACGCTGAAGAACGAGAGCGATAGTCTGAAGAAGAAGCTCGAGGAGGAGCGCGCGAAGCTGCACGACGTGGAGT TGAACCAGGTGGCTGAGAAGGTGGAGCTGGTGTCCGCTCTGTCCATCCGGACACGGCGGGTGCTGAAGGGTCACGGCAACAAGGTGCTGTGTATGGACTGGTGCAAGGACAAGCGGCGCCTGGTCAGCTCCTCACAg GACGGAAAAGTGATCGTGTGGGATGGCTATACTCTCAATAAG GAGCATGCAGTGACCATGCCGTGTACGTGGGTGATGGCGTGTGCGTACGCTCCCTCAGGCTGCGCTGTGGCATGCGG CGGATTGGATAACAAGTGTTCCGTCTACCCGCTGTCATTGGACAAGAACGAGAACCTGGCCGCCAAGAAGAAGTCTGTTGCGATGCACACCAACTACCTGTCAGGGTGCAGCTTCACCAACTCCGACATGCAG CTGCTGACGTCCAGCGGCGACGGCACCTGTGCCCTGTGGGACGTGGAGAGCGGCCAGCTGCTGCAGAGCTTCCACGGCCACACGGCGGACGTCCTCTCGCTGAACCTCGCCCCCTCCGAGACCGGCAACACCTTTGTCTCAGGG GGCTGCGACAAGAAGGCCAACGTGTGGGACATGCGCTCCGGGCAAAACGTCCAGTCCTTCGAGACCCACGATTCAGATATCAACTGTGTGAA gtACTACCCCACCGGAGATGCCTTCGCCTCGGCCTCCGACGACGGCACT TGCCGTCTGTACGACCTGCGGGCGGACCGCGAGGTGGCCGTGTATCAGAAGGACAGCATCATCTTCGGTGCTTCCAGTGTGGACTTCTCTCTCAGTG GCCGCTTGCTCTTCGCCGGCTACAACGACTACACCATCAACGTGTGGGACGTCCTGAAGGGGAACCGTATCTCCGTCCTGTTCGGCCACGAGAACCGCGTCAGCTGCGTCAAGGTGTCGCCGGACGGCACGTCCTTCGCCTCTGCGTCCTGGGACACCAGTCTGCGG ATCTGGGCCTAG